A genomic segment from Zerene cesonia ecotype Mississippi chromosome 7, Zerene_cesonia_1.1, whole genome shotgun sequence encodes:
- the LOC119828362 gene encoding unconventional myosin-IXb isoform X2, with translation MLLPDQTYEVAAPAAHAANAAHAVPTAAAADAPTSASLAVLLRAHRVRPDFFCAYRSRRHSRRSSRMVEEEKEKRSPSEPRPLARSQRRARHRNDASSSNEAVHLQRRLLSLSSELVTLRNHLHVGGAAGAAGAAGAAGAAGAAGAAGAGGAASSGQPAVPPRAPLLLPPPAPAPPHQSHPPPPPPARWRSAAGPAGPVGPAGPAGGAAPSAPAGCDVDDLIHLRGPLTEDALVRALQTRFYHNKFYTSVGPIVVAMNAYTDASNALTPGAARAQRPELARLVHDAVRHQADTGCPQAIILSGVSGSGKTYASMVLLRRLFDVAGGGPETDAFKHLAAAFTVLRSLGTAATHANSHSSRIGHFIEVQVTDGALYRTKIHCYFLDQTRVVRPPAGERNYHIFYQMLAGLSADERSQLHLDGYSPQDLRYLSSSVSRRADADDSARFQAWKSCLGVLGIPFLDVVRVLAAVLLLGNVTFTDTADGTAEPSGEAELAAAGALLGVGAAALVRGLGTRGAARGRALVRAPASAAAAAAARDALAKALYCRTVATIVRRANSLKRLGSTLGTLSSDSNESVHQDAASRRASTAGSGARGRAGARSMAALNDAVRHATDGFVGILDMFGFEDAAPSRLEHLCANLCAETMQHFYNTHVFKSSAESCREEGVSGALEVEYVDNVPCIDLVSSLRTGLLAALDAECAARGSPEQYVARIKTAHRGHPRLGEARPPHPRRFAVRHYAGEVTYDATDFLDANRDSVPDDLLAAFDTRACEFGFATHLFGAELKALSAAGGPSGAQFRASPTAAGASAAPPPGAPLSGASTLTQDFHTRLDNLLRTLVHARPHFVRCLRANATEAPMLFDRSTVATQVRALQILETVQLMANGYPHRMRFRAFGGRYRALWARGKEEWGEWDGEAAGCARVLRAVAAGGAPPAPHSPAAVRWAIGKRHVFLSEGMRQVLERMRRARRAAAAQCIQAAWRRHRARLAGAPRRPRPAPIAGTPPPEPPLPPAHSKCDPALVKRTCSLFGLDLTHVQERPPPLPPSRAYIVSNGVKLGYPQQRTVAADWDEAGVRLRAGDTVLALGAAPRGHVTVQVCGRTVPVPHSVLAPPRAPRPAPPPPPAPA, from the exons ACGCATCATCCTCGAACGAAGCGGTGCACCTGCAGCGACGGCTGCTAAGCCTCAGTTCGGAGCTGGTGACGCTCCGTAACCATTTGCACGTGGGCGGGGCGGCAGGTGCGGCAGGTGCGGCGGGTGCGGCCGGTGCGGCAGGGGCCGCTGGAGCGGCCGGCGCGGGGGGTGCGGCGAGTAGCGGGCAACCGGCGgttccgccgcgcgcgccgctgCTGCTGCCGCCGCCCGCACCCGCGCCGCCGCATCAATCTCATCCACCGCCACCTCCACCCG CAAGATGGCGCAGCGCGGCGGGTCCGGCGGGTCCGGTGGGTCCGGCGGGtccggcgggcggcgcggcgccgaGCGCGCCCGCCGGCTGCGACGTCGACGACCTCATACACCTGCGCGGGCCCCTCACTGAGGACGCGCTGGTCCGGGCCCTGCAGACTAGGTTCTACcataataagttttat ACATCAGTGGGACCAATAGTAGTGGCGATGAACGCCTACACGGACGCATCCAATGCGTTGACGccgggcgcggcgcgcgcgcagcgGCCCGAGCTGGCGCGGCTCGTGCACGACGCCGTGCGCCACCAGGCCGACACGGGCTGCCCGCAGGCCATCATTCTATCGG GCGTGTCCGGGTCGGGCAAGACGTACGCGTCGATGGTGCTGCTGCGGCGGCTGTTCGACGTGGCGGGCGGCGGGCCCGAGACGGACGCGTTCAAGCACCTCGCCGCCGCCTTCACCGTGCTGCGCTCGCTCGGCACGGCCGCCACGCACGCCAACTCGCACTCCAGCCGCATT GGTCACTTCATAGAGGTGCAAGTGACAGACGGCGCGCTGTACCGCACGAAGATCCACTGCTACTTCCTGGACCAGACGCGCGTGGTGCGGCCGCCGGCGGGCGAGCGCAACTACCACATCTTCTACCAGATGCTGGCCGGCCTCTCGGCGGACGAGCGCTCGCAGCTGCACCTCGACGGCTACTCGCCGCAGGACTTACG GTATCTGTCATCGTCAGTGTCGCGTCGCGCAGACGCGGACGACTCGGCACGCTTCCAGGCGTGGAAAAGCTGCCTGGGCGTGCTCGGCATTCCCTTCCTGGACGTGGTGCGCGTGCTCGCCGCCGTGCTGCTGCTCGGCAACGTCACCTTCACCGACACCGCCGATGGCACCGCTGAACCCAGTGGAGAG GCGGAGCtggcggcggcgggcgcgctgCTGGGTGTGGGCGCGGCGGCGCTGGTGCGCGGGCTGGGCacgcgcggcgcggcgcgcgggcGGGCGCTGGTGCGCGCGCCGGccagcgccgccgccgccgccgcggcGCGCGACGCGCTCGCCAAGGCGCTGTACTGCCGCACCGTCGCCACCATCGTGCGCCGCGCCAACTCGCTCAAGCGGCTCGGCTCCACGCTCGGGACCCTCTCCTCCGACTCCAATGAATCG GTGCACCAAGACGCAGCCTCCCGGCGCGCGTCCACGGCGGGCAGCGGCGCGCGGGGCCGCGCGGGCGCGCGCTCGATGGCGGCGCTCAACGACGCGGTGCGCCACGCAACGGACGGCTTCGTGGGCATCCTGGACATGTTCGGCTTCGAGGACGCCGCGCCCAGCCGCCTCGAGCACTTGTGCGCCAACCTGTGCGCAGAGACCATGCAACACTTCTACAACACTCACGTGTTTAAG TCTTCAGCGGAGTCGTGTCGCGAGGAGGGGGTGTCGGGCGCTCTGGAGGTGGAGTACGTGGACAACGTTCCGTGCATCGACCTGGTGTCGTCGCTGCGCACCGGCCTGCTCGCCGCGCTCGACGCCGAGTGCGCGGCGCGCGGCTCGCCCGAACAGTACGTCGCGAGGATCAAGACTGCACATAG AGGGCACCCGCGTCTCGGCGAGGCGCGGCCGCCGCACCCGCGCCGCTTCGCCGTGCGccactacgcgggcgaagtgACGTACGACGCGACGGACTTCCTCGACGCCAACCGCGACTCCGTGCCCGACGATCTGCTAGCTGCGTTTGATACGAGAGCTTGCGAATTTGGCTTTGCGACACATCTGTTCGGAGCTGAGCTCAAG gCATTATCAGCAGCGGGCGGTCCGTCCGGGGCGCAGTTCCGCGCGTCGCCCACGGCGGCGGGCGCAAGCGCGGCGCCCCCGCCCGGCGCCCCGCTGTCCGGCGCCTCCACGCTCACGCAGGACTTCCACACGCGGCTCGACAACCTGCTGCGCACGCTGGTGCACGCGCGACCGCACTTCGTGAGGTGCTTGCGGGCCAACGCCACTGAGGCGCCGATGTTGTTCGATAGATCTACTGTCGCTACGCAG GTGCGAGCTCTGCAAATCCTGGAGACGGTGCAGCTAATGGCGAACGGGTACCCGCACCGCATGCGGTTCCGCGCGTTCGGCGGCCGCTACCGGGCGCTGTGGGCGCGCGGCAAGGAGGAGTGGGGCGAGTGGGACGGCGAGGCGGCGGGCTGCGCGCGCGTGCTGCGCGCCGTGGCCGCCGGcggcgcgccgcccgcgccgcactCGCCCGCCGCCGTGCGCTGGGCCATCGGCAAGCGCCACGTCTTCCTCAGCGAGGGGATGAGACAG GTGTTGGAGCGCATGCGAcgcgcgcggcgcgcggcggcggcgcagTGCATCCAGGCGGCGTGGCGGCGGCACCGCGCGCGGCTGGCgggcgcgccgcgccgcccgcgccccgcgcccatCGCCGGCACGCCGCCGCCCGAGCCGCCGCTGCCGCCCGCGCACTCCAAGTGCGACCCCGCGCTCGTTAAGCGCACCTGCTCACTCTTCGGACTCGACTTG ACGCATGTGCAGGAACGGCCGCCGCCGCTGCCGCCGTCGCGCGCCTACATAGTGTCGAACGGCGTGAAGCTCGGCTACCCGCAGCAACGCACCGTGGCGGCCGACTGGGACGAGGCGGGCGTGCGCCTGCGCGCCGGCGACACCGTGCTGGCGCtcggcgccgcgccgcgcggACACGTCACCGTGCAG GTGTGCGGGCGCACGGTGCCGGTGCCGCACAGCGTGCTggcgccgccgcgcgcgccccgccccgcgccgccgccgccgcccgcaCCCGCTTAG
- the LOC119828362 gene encoding unconventional myosin-IXb isoform X3, translating to MLLPDQTYEVAAPAAHAANAAHAVPTAAAADAPTSASLAVLLRAHRVRPDFFCAYRSRRHSRRSSRMVEEEKEKRSPSEPRPLARSQRRARHRNDASSSNEAVHLQRRLLSLSSELVTLRNHLHVGGAAGAAGAAGAAGAAGAAGAAGAGGAASSGQPAVPPRAPLLLPPPAPAPPHQSHPPPPPPEARWRSAAGPAGPVGPAGPAGGAAPSAPAGCDVDDLIHLRGPLTEDALVRALQTRFYHNKFYTSVGPIVVAMNAYTDASNALTPGAARAQRPELARLVHDAVRHQADTGCPQAIILSGVSGSGKTYASMVLLRRLFDVAGGGPETDAFKHLAAAFTVLRSLGTAATHANSHSSRIGHFIEVQVTDGALYRTKIHCYFLDQTRVVRPPAGERNYHIFYQMLAGLSADERSQLHLDGYSPQDLRYLSSSVSRRADADDSARFQAWKSCLGVLGIPFLDVVRVLAAVLLLGNVTFTDTADGTAEPSGEAELAAAGALLGVGAAALVRGLGTRGAARGRALVRAPASAAAAAAARDALAKALYCRTVATIVRRANSLKRLGSTLGTLSSDSNESVHQDAASRRASTAGSGARGRAGARSMAALNDAVRHATDGFVGILDMFGFEDAAPSRLEHLCANLCAETMQHFYNTHVFKSSAESCREEGVSGALEVEYVDNVPCIDLVSSLRTGLLAALDAECAARGSPEQYVARIKTAHRGHPRLGEARPPHPRRFAVRHYAGEVTYDATDFLDANRDSVPDDLLAAFDTRACEFGFATHLFGAELKALSAAGGPSGAQFRASPTAAGASAAPPPGAPLSGASTLTQDFHTRLDNLLRTLVHARPHFVRCLRANATEAPMLFDRSTVATQVRALQILETVQLMANGYPHRMRFRAFGGRYRALWARGKEEWGEWDGEAAGCARVLRAVAAGGAPPAPHSPAAVRWAIGKRHVFLSEGMRQVLERMRRARRAAAAQCIQAAWRRHRARLAGAPRRPRPAPIAGTPPPEPPLPPAHSKCDPALVKRTCSLFGLDLERPPPLPPSRAYIVSNGVKLGYPQQRTVAADWDEAGVRLRAGDTVLALGAAPRGHVTVQVCGRTVPVPHSVLAPPRAPRPAPPPPPAPA from the exons ACGCATCATCCTCGAACGAAGCGGTGCACCTGCAGCGACGGCTGCTAAGCCTCAGTTCGGAGCTGGTGACGCTCCGTAACCATTTGCACGTGGGCGGGGCGGCAGGTGCGGCAGGTGCGGCGGGTGCGGCCGGTGCGGCAGGGGCCGCTGGAGCGGCCGGCGCGGGGGGTGCGGCGAGTAGCGGGCAACCGGCGgttccgccgcgcgcgccgctgCTGCTGCCGCCGCCCGCACCCGCGCCGCCGCATCAATCTCATCCACCGCCACCTCCACCCG AAGCAAGATGGCGCAGCGCGGCGGGTCCGGCGGGTCCGGTGGGTCCGGCGGGtccggcgggcggcgcggcgccgaGCGCGCCCGCCGGCTGCGACGTCGACGACCTCATACACCTGCGCGGGCCCCTCACTGAGGACGCGCTGGTCCGGGCCCTGCAGACTAGGTTCTACcataataagttttat ACATCAGTGGGACCAATAGTAGTGGCGATGAACGCCTACACGGACGCATCCAATGCGTTGACGccgggcgcggcgcgcgcgcagcgGCCCGAGCTGGCGCGGCTCGTGCACGACGCCGTGCGCCACCAGGCCGACACGGGCTGCCCGCAGGCCATCATTCTATCGG GCGTGTCCGGGTCGGGCAAGACGTACGCGTCGATGGTGCTGCTGCGGCGGCTGTTCGACGTGGCGGGCGGCGGGCCCGAGACGGACGCGTTCAAGCACCTCGCCGCCGCCTTCACCGTGCTGCGCTCGCTCGGCACGGCCGCCACGCACGCCAACTCGCACTCCAGCCGCATT GGTCACTTCATAGAGGTGCAAGTGACAGACGGCGCGCTGTACCGCACGAAGATCCACTGCTACTTCCTGGACCAGACGCGCGTGGTGCGGCCGCCGGCGGGCGAGCGCAACTACCACATCTTCTACCAGATGCTGGCCGGCCTCTCGGCGGACGAGCGCTCGCAGCTGCACCTCGACGGCTACTCGCCGCAGGACTTACG GTATCTGTCATCGTCAGTGTCGCGTCGCGCAGACGCGGACGACTCGGCACGCTTCCAGGCGTGGAAAAGCTGCCTGGGCGTGCTCGGCATTCCCTTCCTGGACGTGGTGCGCGTGCTCGCCGCCGTGCTGCTGCTCGGCAACGTCACCTTCACCGACACCGCCGATGGCACCGCTGAACCCAGTGGAGAG GCGGAGCtggcggcggcgggcgcgctgCTGGGTGTGGGCGCGGCGGCGCTGGTGCGCGGGCTGGGCacgcgcggcgcggcgcgcgggcGGGCGCTGGTGCGCGCGCCGGccagcgccgccgccgccgccgcggcGCGCGACGCGCTCGCCAAGGCGCTGTACTGCCGCACCGTCGCCACCATCGTGCGCCGCGCCAACTCGCTCAAGCGGCTCGGCTCCACGCTCGGGACCCTCTCCTCCGACTCCAATGAATCG GTGCACCAAGACGCAGCCTCCCGGCGCGCGTCCACGGCGGGCAGCGGCGCGCGGGGCCGCGCGGGCGCGCGCTCGATGGCGGCGCTCAACGACGCGGTGCGCCACGCAACGGACGGCTTCGTGGGCATCCTGGACATGTTCGGCTTCGAGGACGCCGCGCCCAGCCGCCTCGAGCACTTGTGCGCCAACCTGTGCGCAGAGACCATGCAACACTTCTACAACACTCACGTGTTTAAG TCTTCAGCGGAGTCGTGTCGCGAGGAGGGGGTGTCGGGCGCTCTGGAGGTGGAGTACGTGGACAACGTTCCGTGCATCGACCTGGTGTCGTCGCTGCGCACCGGCCTGCTCGCCGCGCTCGACGCCGAGTGCGCGGCGCGCGGCTCGCCCGAACAGTACGTCGCGAGGATCAAGACTGCACATAG AGGGCACCCGCGTCTCGGCGAGGCGCGGCCGCCGCACCCGCGCCGCTTCGCCGTGCGccactacgcgggcgaagtgACGTACGACGCGACGGACTTCCTCGACGCCAACCGCGACTCCGTGCCCGACGATCTGCTAGCTGCGTTTGATACGAGAGCTTGCGAATTTGGCTTTGCGACACATCTGTTCGGAGCTGAGCTCAAG gCATTATCAGCAGCGGGCGGTCCGTCCGGGGCGCAGTTCCGCGCGTCGCCCACGGCGGCGGGCGCAAGCGCGGCGCCCCCGCCCGGCGCCCCGCTGTCCGGCGCCTCCACGCTCACGCAGGACTTCCACACGCGGCTCGACAACCTGCTGCGCACGCTGGTGCACGCGCGACCGCACTTCGTGAGGTGCTTGCGGGCCAACGCCACTGAGGCGCCGATGTTGTTCGATAGATCTACTGTCGCTACGCAG GTGCGAGCTCTGCAAATCCTGGAGACGGTGCAGCTAATGGCGAACGGGTACCCGCACCGCATGCGGTTCCGCGCGTTCGGCGGCCGCTACCGGGCGCTGTGGGCGCGCGGCAAGGAGGAGTGGGGCGAGTGGGACGGCGAGGCGGCGGGCTGCGCGCGCGTGCTGCGCGCCGTGGCCGCCGGcggcgcgccgcccgcgccgcactCGCCCGCCGCCGTGCGCTGGGCCATCGGCAAGCGCCACGTCTTCCTCAGCGAGGGGATGAGACAG GTGTTGGAGCGCATGCGAcgcgcgcggcgcgcggcggcggcgcagTGCATCCAGGCGGCGTGGCGGCGGCACCGCGCGCGGCTGGCgggcgcgccgcgccgcccgcgccccgcgcccatCGCCGGCACGCCGCCGCCCGAGCCGCCGCTGCCGCCCGCGCACTCCAAGTGCGACCCCGCGCTCGTTAAGCGCACCTGCTCACTCTTCGGACTCGACTTG GAACGGCCGCCGCCGCTGCCGCCGTCGCGCGCCTACATAGTGTCGAACGGCGTGAAGCTCGGCTACCCGCAGCAACGCACCGTGGCGGCCGACTGGGACGAGGCGGGCGTGCGCCTGCGCGCCGGCGACACCGTGCTGGCGCtcggcgccgcgccgcgcggACACGTCACCGTGCAG GTGTGCGGGCGCACGGTGCCGGTGCCGCACAGCGTGCTggcgccgccgcgcgcgccccgccccgcgccgccgccgccgcccgcaCCCGCTTAG
- the LOC119828362 gene encoding unconventional myosin-IXb isoform X4, whose product MATLGLSKVFILDKYFTELQKFWETEKKLQGEPPAGAARDAPSKALNFLSDAERLRALNAGAASHASSSNEAVHLQRRLLSLSSELVTLRNHLHVGGAAGAAGAAGAAGAAGAAGAAGAGGAASSGQPAVPPRAPLLLPPPAPAPPHQSHPPPPPPEARWRSAAGPAGPVGPAGPAGGAAPSAPAGCDVDDLIHLRGPLTEDALVRALQTRFYHNKFYTSVGPIVVAMNAYTDASNALTPGAARAQRPELARLVHDAVRHQADTGCPQAIILSGVSGSGKTYASMVLLRRLFDVAGGGPETDAFKHLAAAFTVLRSLGTAATHANSHSSRIGHFIEVQVTDGALYRTKIHCYFLDQTRVVRPPAGERNYHIFYQMLAGLSADERSQLHLDGYSPQDLRYLSSSVSRRADADDSARFQAWKSCLGVLGIPFLDVVRVLAAVLLLGNVTFTDTADGTAEPSGEAELAAAGALLGVGAAALVRGLGTRGAARGRALVRAPASAAAAAAARDALAKALYCRTVATIVRRANSLKRLGSTLGTLSSDSNESVHQDAASRRASTAGSGARGRAGARSMAALNDAVRHATDGFVGILDMFGFEDAAPSRLEHLCANLCAETMQHFYNTHVFKSSAESCREEGVSGALEVEYVDNVPCIDLVSSLRTGLLAALDAECAARGSPEQYVARIKTAHRGHPRLGEARPPHPRRFAVRHYAGEVTYDATDFLDANRDSVPDDLLAAFDTRACEFGFATHLFGAELKALSAAGGPSGAQFRASPTAAGASAAPPPGAPLSGASTLTQDFHTRLDNLLRTLVHARPHFVRCLRANATEAPMLFDRSTVATQVRALQILETVQLMANGYPHRMRFRAFGGRYRALWARGKEEWGEWDGEAAGCARVLRAVAAGGAPPAPHSPAAVRWAIGKRHVFLSEGMRQVLERMRRARRAAAAQCIQAAWRRHRARLAGAPRRPRPAPIAGTPPPEPPLPPAHSKCDPALVKRTCSLFGLDLTHVQERPPPLPPSRAYIVSNGVKLGYPQQRTVAADWDEAGVRLRAGDTVLALGAAPRGHVTVQVCGRTVPVPHSVLAPPRAPRPAPPPPPAPA is encoded by the exons ATGGCCACGCTCGGCCTCTCCAAGGTGTTCATTCTGGACAAATACTTCACCGAGTTGCAAAAATTCTGGGAGACGGAGAAGAAGCTGCAAGGTGAGCCTCCGGCGGGAGCGGCCCGCGATGCTCCGTCGAAAGCTCTAAATTTTCTCTCGGACGCAGAGCGCTTGCGTGCTCTAAACGCCGGAGCAGCCTCCC ACGCATCATCCTCGAACGAAGCGGTGCACCTGCAGCGACGGCTGCTAAGCCTCAGTTCGGAGCTGGTGACGCTCCGTAACCATTTGCACGTGGGCGGGGCGGCAGGTGCGGCAGGTGCGGCGGGTGCGGCCGGTGCGGCAGGGGCCGCTGGAGCGGCCGGCGCGGGGGGTGCGGCGAGTAGCGGGCAACCGGCGgttccgccgcgcgcgccgctgCTGCTGCCGCCGCCCGCACCCGCGCCGCCGCATCAATCTCATCCACCGCCACCTCCACCCG AAGCAAGATGGCGCAGCGCGGCGGGTCCGGCGGGTCCGGTGGGTCCGGCGGGtccggcgggcggcgcggcgccgaGCGCGCCCGCCGGCTGCGACGTCGACGACCTCATACACCTGCGCGGGCCCCTCACTGAGGACGCGCTGGTCCGGGCCCTGCAGACTAGGTTCTACcataataagttttat ACATCAGTGGGACCAATAGTAGTGGCGATGAACGCCTACACGGACGCATCCAATGCGTTGACGccgggcgcggcgcgcgcgcagcgGCCCGAGCTGGCGCGGCTCGTGCACGACGCCGTGCGCCACCAGGCCGACACGGGCTGCCCGCAGGCCATCATTCTATCGG GCGTGTCCGGGTCGGGCAAGACGTACGCGTCGATGGTGCTGCTGCGGCGGCTGTTCGACGTGGCGGGCGGCGGGCCCGAGACGGACGCGTTCAAGCACCTCGCCGCCGCCTTCACCGTGCTGCGCTCGCTCGGCACGGCCGCCACGCACGCCAACTCGCACTCCAGCCGCATT GGTCACTTCATAGAGGTGCAAGTGACAGACGGCGCGCTGTACCGCACGAAGATCCACTGCTACTTCCTGGACCAGACGCGCGTGGTGCGGCCGCCGGCGGGCGAGCGCAACTACCACATCTTCTACCAGATGCTGGCCGGCCTCTCGGCGGACGAGCGCTCGCAGCTGCACCTCGACGGCTACTCGCCGCAGGACTTACG GTATCTGTCATCGTCAGTGTCGCGTCGCGCAGACGCGGACGACTCGGCACGCTTCCAGGCGTGGAAAAGCTGCCTGGGCGTGCTCGGCATTCCCTTCCTGGACGTGGTGCGCGTGCTCGCCGCCGTGCTGCTGCTCGGCAACGTCACCTTCACCGACACCGCCGATGGCACCGCTGAACCCAGTGGAGAG GCGGAGCtggcggcggcgggcgcgctgCTGGGTGTGGGCGCGGCGGCGCTGGTGCGCGGGCTGGGCacgcgcggcgcggcgcgcgggcGGGCGCTGGTGCGCGCGCCGGccagcgccgccgccgccgccgcggcGCGCGACGCGCTCGCCAAGGCGCTGTACTGCCGCACCGTCGCCACCATCGTGCGCCGCGCCAACTCGCTCAAGCGGCTCGGCTCCACGCTCGGGACCCTCTCCTCCGACTCCAATGAATCG GTGCACCAAGACGCAGCCTCCCGGCGCGCGTCCACGGCGGGCAGCGGCGCGCGGGGCCGCGCGGGCGCGCGCTCGATGGCGGCGCTCAACGACGCGGTGCGCCACGCAACGGACGGCTTCGTGGGCATCCTGGACATGTTCGGCTTCGAGGACGCCGCGCCCAGCCGCCTCGAGCACTTGTGCGCCAACCTGTGCGCAGAGACCATGCAACACTTCTACAACACTCACGTGTTTAAG TCTTCAGCGGAGTCGTGTCGCGAGGAGGGGGTGTCGGGCGCTCTGGAGGTGGAGTACGTGGACAACGTTCCGTGCATCGACCTGGTGTCGTCGCTGCGCACCGGCCTGCTCGCCGCGCTCGACGCCGAGTGCGCGGCGCGCGGCTCGCCCGAACAGTACGTCGCGAGGATCAAGACTGCACATAG AGGGCACCCGCGTCTCGGCGAGGCGCGGCCGCCGCACCCGCGCCGCTTCGCCGTGCGccactacgcgggcgaagtgACGTACGACGCGACGGACTTCCTCGACGCCAACCGCGACTCCGTGCCCGACGATCTGCTAGCTGCGTTTGATACGAGAGCTTGCGAATTTGGCTTTGCGACACATCTGTTCGGAGCTGAGCTCAAG gCATTATCAGCAGCGGGCGGTCCGTCCGGGGCGCAGTTCCGCGCGTCGCCCACGGCGGCGGGCGCAAGCGCGGCGCCCCCGCCCGGCGCCCCGCTGTCCGGCGCCTCCACGCTCACGCAGGACTTCCACACGCGGCTCGACAACCTGCTGCGCACGCTGGTGCACGCGCGACCGCACTTCGTGAGGTGCTTGCGGGCCAACGCCACTGAGGCGCCGATGTTGTTCGATAGATCTACTGTCGCTACGCAG GTGCGAGCTCTGCAAATCCTGGAGACGGTGCAGCTAATGGCGAACGGGTACCCGCACCGCATGCGGTTCCGCGCGTTCGGCGGCCGCTACCGGGCGCTGTGGGCGCGCGGCAAGGAGGAGTGGGGCGAGTGGGACGGCGAGGCGGCGGGCTGCGCGCGCGTGCTGCGCGCCGTGGCCGCCGGcggcgcgccgcccgcgccgcactCGCCCGCCGCCGTGCGCTGGGCCATCGGCAAGCGCCACGTCTTCCTCAGCGAGGGGATGAGACAG GTGTTGGAGCGCATGCGAcgcgcgcggcgcgcggcggcggcgcagTGCATCCAGGCGGCGTGGCGGCGGCACCGCGCGCGGCTGGCgggcgcgccgcgccgcccgcgccccgcgcccatCGCCGGCACGCCGCCGCCCGAGCCGCCGCTGCCGCCCGCGCACTCCAAGTGCGACCCCGCGCTCGTTAAGCGCACCTGCTCACTCTTCGGACTCGACTTG ACGCATGTGCAGGAACGGCCGCCGCCGCTGCCGCCGTCGCGCGCCTACATAGTGTCGAACGGCGTGAAGCTCGGCTACCCGCAGCAACGCACCGTGGCGGCCGACTGGGACGAGGCGGGCGTGCGCCTGCGCGCCGGCGACACCGTGCTGGCGCtcggcgccgcgccgcgcggACACGTCACCGTGCAG GTGTGCGGGCGCACGGTGCCGGTGCCGCACAGCGTGCTggcgccgccgcgcgcgccccgccccgcgccgccgccgccgcccgcaCCCGCTTAG